Proteins from a single region of Pseudodesulfovibrio portus:
- a CDS encoding glycosyltransferase family 2 protein has protein sequence MADASVHAIVLNYNGQRHNSRCLRSLLDQDYPNLRVLFVDNGSDDGSVEAVRQEFGDRVDYLLNHQNLFYAAGNNRGLARALDQEAEFLFIVNNDTVLEQGCVARLARFMADRPEAGGCQPLLRAMDEGETVYSAGVLVSLSGRCWDAGRGGLVDAFGQEPSEVAGITGAAMFLRASAVREVGTFDERYVMYFEDVDYSFRLRRAGYPLYLVPGARVAHEGGATASATMPLGRIRLCETNSYRLVLDHFPDGLRGRGLLASTAFTLGSCLRNLARGNPSAAGAVLAGGRRGLRLVIEGTADTGDESRETLRSHIRVRTWFPPGA, from the coding sequence ATGGCCGACGCCTCTGTCCACGCCATCGTGCTCAACTACAACGGGCAGCGGCACAATTCCCGGTGCCTGCGCTCCCTCCTTGACCAGGATTATCCGAACCTGCGCGTCCTGTTCGTGGACAACGGGTCGGACGACGGGTCCGTGGAGGCCGTGCGCCAAGAGTTCGGCGACCGGGTGGACTATCTGCTCAACCATCAGAATCTCTTTTACGCAGCCGGGAACAACCGGGGCCTGGCGCGCGCCCTCGACCAGGAGGCCGAGTTCCTGTTCATCGTCAACAACGACACCGTGCTGGAACAGGGCTGCGTCGCCCGGCTGGCCCGTTTCATGGCCGACCGGCCCGAGGCCGGAGGGTGCCAGCCCCTGCTCCGTGCCATGGATGAAGGAGAAACCGTGTACTCGGCGGGCGTCCTGGTCTCCCTGAGCGGCCGTTGCTGGGACGCGGGCCGGGGCGGGCTGGTCGACGCTTTCGGGCAGGAGCCCTCGGAGGTGGCGGGCATAACCGGCGCGGCCATGTTTCTCAGGGCGTCCGCCGTGCGCGAGGTGGGGACGTTCGACGAGCGGTACGTCATGTATTTCGAGGACGTGGACTACTCGTTTCGATTGCGCCGGGCCGGGTATCCGCTCTATCTCGTGCCCGGGGCCCGGGTGGCCCACGAGGGAGGCGCCACCGCGTCGGCAACCATGCCGCTGGGGCGGATACGGCTGTGCGAGACCAACAGCTACCGGCTCGTGCTCGACCATTTCCCCGACGGGTTGCGCGGGCGCGGCCTGCTCGCCTCGACAGCCTTCACCCTGGGGTCCTGCCTGCGCAACCTGGCACGCGGCAACCCGTCCGCAGCCGGGGCAGTGCTGGCCGGGGGGCGGCGCGGGCTCAGGCTCGTCATTGAAGGGACGGCGGACACCGGCGATGAAAGCCGGGAAACGCTGCGCAGCCACATCCGGGTCCGGACCTGGTTTCCGCCGGGGGCATGA
- a CDS encoding glycosyltransferase, translated as MHVYFINYHPFRESSGIHIHFLANALEAMGIPCTACVPRSPKSVHDFGATAYRSMGFARLNRRLLLSPGSFRREGAVFHAWTPREVVRKATAGAARRTGCPYFVHLEDNEEHVFETHTGLTCEQASRLPWFRKALLPRGFIRPDRYREFMARSAGVTCISESLCETVSGTPAMTFWPACEAEFFDLPAEPDREFRRAASIPEEAVVLTYTGNLHRANRDELSTLYRAVVELNRGGRCVRLVRTGSDHADLPADVAEAAKPYVIAFGSRPPAELIRFVAAADILVQPGRPGPFNDYRFPSKLPMYLASGRPVVLPAANIGNHLADGAECRLLRHGTAEELVGVLEPLVDEAGPRRRIGVAGRAFAADRFSWEKSAASVLDFYRRNRGGGHVG; from the coding sequence ATGCACGTCTATTTCATCAACTACCACCCCTTCCGGGAATCCAGCGGCATCCACATTCATTTCCTGGCCAACGCCCTGGAGGCCATGGGCATCCCCTGCACGGCCTGCGTGCCCCGGTCGCCAAAGAGCGTGCACGACTTCGGGGCGACCGCCTACCGGAGCATGGGGTTCGCCCGGCTCAACCGGCGGCTGCTCCTCAGCCCCGGTTCCTTCAGGCGGGAAGGGGCCGTGTTCCACGCCTGGACCCCGCGCGAGGTCGTGCGCAAGGCGACCGCCGGGGCGGCCCGCCGGACCGGGTGTCCCTATTTCGTCCACCTGGAGGACAACGAGGAGCACGTCTTCGAGACGCACACCGGCCTGACCTGCGAGCAGGCCTCCCGGCTGCCGTGGTTCCGCAAGGCGTTGCTGCCCCGGGGGTTCATCCGCCCGGACCGATACCGCGAGTTCATGGCCCGCAGCGCCGGGGTGACCTGCATCTCCGAGAGTTTGTGCGAGACCGTGTCCGGGACCCCGGCCATGACCTTCTGGCCCGCCTGCGAAGCGGAGTTCTTCGACCTGCCCGCCGAGCCGGATCGCGAGTTCCGCCGGGCGGCGTCCATCCCGGAGGAGGCCGTGGTCCTGACCTACACAGGCAATCTGCACAGGGCCAACCGGGACGAGCTGTCCACCCTGTACCGGGCCGTGGTCGAACTGAACCGGGGGGGCAGATGCGTCAGGCTGGTGCGCACCGGCTCCGACCATGCCGACCTGCCCGCCGACGTGGCCGAGGCAGCCAAGCCCTACGTCATCGCTTTCGGAAGCCGTCCGCCCGCCGAGCTGATCCGGTTCGTGGCGGCGGCGGACATTCTGGTCCAGCCGGGCCGCCCCGGCCCGTTCAACGACTACCGTTTCCCCAGCAAGCTCCCCATGTACCTGGCCAGCGGGCGTCCGGTGGTCCTGCCCGCCGCCAACATCGGCAACCATCTGGCCGACGGGGCCGAGTGCCGCCTGCTTCGCCACGGGACGGCGGAGGAACTGGTCGGGGTCCTTGAACCGCTGGTGGACGAGGCCGGGCCACGGCGCAGGATCGGGGTCGCAGGCAGGGCGTTCGCTGCCGACCGGTTCAGCTGGGAGAAGAGCGCGGCCTCGGTGCTGGATTTTTACAGGCGCAACAGGGGAGGCGGCCATGTCGGCTGA
- a CDS encoding glycosyltransferase family 2 protein, with protein sequence MSAETVVVVVHYGEVETTARCLEGLTGQGADLSVILSSNGSPEEARALSDRAAALWSPDAVRLVAGGDDPAQDMGSFSVTVVDNGGNPGFAAGCNVGIREALKRPATRYVWLLNNDARPAPGALQALVREAGGHPRALLGATVLDAESGDRLQLAGGAEYHPATTRIRPQHAGAALQDVPDLSQPRLDYVYGASLFAPATLYREVGLLDEAFFLFYEELDLCRRARAAGYGLRWCRECVVVHEVSATVGRKGRGTARQARLAAFHEARSTILFTRKHHPLLLPMALAARTAGKPAALLARGEWGLVGPSLAGLVEGLWAKR encoded by the coding sequence ATGTCGGCTGAAACGGTCGTCGTGGTGGTCCACTACGGCGAGGTGGAGACAACCGCCCGCTGTCTGGAGGGGCTGACCGGGCAGGGAGCGGATCTTTCCGTCATCCTGTCCAGCAACGGCAGCCCCGAGGAGGCGCGGGCCCTGTCCGACCGCGCCGCCGCCCTGTGGTCGCCGGATGCGGTCCGGCTGGTCGCAGGCGGGGATGACCCGGCGCAGGACATGGGCTCTTTTTCGGTCACGGTGGTGGACAACGGCGGAAACCCCGGATTTGCGGCGGGCTGCAACGTGGGTATCCGCGAGGCGTTGAAGCGGCCCGCGACCCGGTACGTGTGGCTGCTCAACAATGACGCCCGGCCCGCTCCGGGCGCCCTTCAGGCCCTGGTCCGCGAGGCGGGCGGCCATCCGCGCGCCCTGCTCGGGGCAACGGTGCTCGACGCCGAGTCGGGCGACCGGCTGCAACTGGCGGGCGGGGCCGAATACCACCCCGCGACCACCCGCATCCGTCCGCAGCACGCCGGGGCCGCGCTCCAGGATGTGCCGGACCTTTCCCAACCCCGGCTGGACTATGTCTACGGGGCAAGCCTGTTCGCTCCGGCCACGCTCTACCGGGAGGTCGGCCTGCTGGACGAAGCCTTTTTCCTTTTTTACGAGGAGCTGGACCTGTGCCGCCGGGCGCGGGCTGCAGGATACGGCCTGCGCTGGTGCCGGGAGTGCGTGGTCGTCCACGAGGTCAGCGCAACGGTGGGCAGGAAGGGGCGCGGCACGGCTCGTCAGGCGCGGCTGGCGGCCTTCCACGAGGCCCGGTCCACCATCCTGTTCACGCGAAAGCACCACCCGCTGCTGCTGCCCATGGCCCTGGCCGCCCGGACCGCAGGCAAGCCGGCCGCGCTCCTGGCGCGGGGAGAGTGGGGGCTGGTCGGGCCATCCCTGGCCGGTCTGGTGGAAGGGCTGTGGGCGAAAAGGTAG
- a CDS encoding glycosyltransferase — MRLLHLAKYAPPERGGMETFVRDLTVEQARQGQVVTVLCHQSRPLRPSAAERLDGVEIIRCATLCAAAFAPLSPAFGLRLRSVIRRQRPDIIHIHLPNPAVMFLGLIPRDIPLVAHWHADVQGSSSPTVRALYPAYRLFEQRCLARADRIVATSPPYLESSPTLAPWRSRCAVVPLGLDTGRYPEEDTDRPPRPLVLGVGRLTFYKGFEFLVRAAALVPEADFVIAGHGPEQRALETEIRRLDLEGRVSLPGEIADAELRRLLQAASLFCLPSIDRGEAFGVTLLEAMRYGLPLVSTAIPGSGTGWVNRDRETGRVANPADAESLARAIRDVLADPDTAGRYGEGARKRLEDAFTIDRTARTLDGIYREITKG, encoded by the coding sequence ATGCGCCTGCTCCACCTTGCCAAATACGCGCCCCCCGAACGGGGCGGCATGGAGACCTTCGTCCGCGACCTGACCGTGGAACAGGCCCGCCAGGGGCAGGTTGTGACCGTGCTCTGCCACCAGTCGCGCCCCCTGCGCCCGTCCGCTGCCGAGCGGCTCGACGGGGTCGAGATCATCCGCTGCGCCACCCTCTGCGCCGCCGCATTCGCCCCGCTCTCGCCCGCCTTCGGGCTGCGGCTGCGAAGCGTCATCCGCCGACAGCGTCCCGACATCATCCACATCCACCTGCCCAACCCGGCGGTCATGTTCCTCGGGCTCATACCGCGCGACATCCCGCTGGTGGCGCACTGGCACGCCGACGTCCAGGGGTCGTCCAGCCCCACGGTCCGCGCCCTGTACCCGGCCTACCGGCTCTTCGAGCAACGGTGTCTGGCCAGGGCGGACCGGATCGTGGCCACCTCGCCCCCCTACCTGGAGTCGAGCCCGACGCTGGCCCCCTGGCGCTCCAGGTGCGCGGTGGTCCCGCTCGGCCTGGACACGGGCCGCTATCCCGAAGAGGACACGGACCGGCCGCCCCGACCGCTGGTCCTCGGCGTGGGCAGGCTGACTTTTTACAAGGGGTTCGAGTTCCTGGTGCGCGCAGCGGCCCTGGTGCCGGAGGCGGACTTCGTCATCGCCGGGCACGGCCCCGAACAACGCGCTCTTGAGACCGAAATCCGCCGCCTGGACCTTGAGGGCCGGGTATCCCTGCCCGGCGAAATAGCCGACGCCGAGTTGCGCCGACTGCTCCAGGCGGCCTCCCTGTTCTGCCTGCCGTCCATCGACCGGGGCGAGGCCTTCGGCGTGACCCTGCTGGAGGCCATGCGCTACGGGCTGCCCCTGGTCTCCACCGCCATCCCGGGGTCCGGCACGGGCTGGGTGAACCGGGACCGTGAGACCGGGCGGGTGGCGAACCCGGCGGACGCGGAATCGCTGGCCCGGGCGATACGCGACGTCCTCGCGGACCCGGACACGGCCGGGCGATACGGCGAGGGCGCGCGAAAACGGCTTGAGGACGCATTCACCATCGACCGTACGGCGCGGACCCTGGACGGGATATACAGGGAAATCACAAAGGGCTGA
- a CDS encoding glycosyltransferase family 4 protein, whose product MIKVLINAQPMTVVGTGIGRYLRGLSAACEARCRDTVRLSYFTGGGVVDDAPSVRGAGWRERLGQLLWRMPHPVAYGARLLRHGLTERNFGTACRGFDVYHEAGYFPLKSRVPVRTVMTVHDLSLLRFPHWHPAERVRYFRRYFMDRLPRVDGFCAVSEFTRREMIELLPVDPEMITVTPLGYDPQLFNVADDPEAQAMLGEAGVPREFVLFVGSGDPRKNLDALRAALKAAAVETPLVTVGWSGWHQTEKGDAINLGYVSDRLLAQLYRTAQLFVMPSVYEGFGLPVLEAMACGCPVVASRAGALPEVGGDSIVTVPDVADARAFGGVIHGVLGSSGERDRLRRDGLKRAASFSWSRTVGETLSRWGSEG is encoded by the coding sequence ATGATAAAGGTTCTGATCAACGCACAACCCATGACCGTGGTCGGCACCGGCATCGGGCGCTACCTGCGCGGCCTGTCCGCCGCGTGCGAGGCGCGGTGCCGGGACACTGTCCGCCTCTCCTATTTCACGGGCGGCGGGGTGGTGGACGATGCCCCGTCCGTCCGGGGCGCGGGCTGGCGGGAGCGCCTGGGGCAGTTGCTCTGGCGGATGCCGCATCCGGTGGCCTACGGAGCCCGCCTGCTGCGCCATGGTCTCACCGAACGGAATTTCGGCACTGCCTGCCGGGGCTTTGACGTCTACCACGAGGCCGGGTATTTCCCGCTGAAATCCCGTGTTCCGGTGCGGACCGTCATGACCGTGCACGACCTGTCCCTGCTGCGCTTTCCCCACTGGCATCCCGCAGAGAGGGTGCGCTATTTCCGCAGGTATTTCATGGACCGCCTGCCCCGGGTGGACGGATTCTGTGCCGTGTCCGAATTCACGCGCCGCGAGATGATCGAGCTTTTGCCCGTGGACCCGGAAATGATAACGGTCACGCCCCTGGGTTACGACCCGCAGCTCTTCAACGTCGCCGACGACCCGGAGGCGCAGGCCATGCTCGGCGAGGCGGGGGTGCCCCGGGAATTCGTCCTGTTCGTGGGCAGCGGCGACCCGCGCAAGAACCTGGATGCCCTCCGGGCCGCGCTCAAGGCGGCGGCGGTGGAGACCCCCCTGGTCACGGTGGGGTGGAGCGGCTGGCACCAAACCGAAAAGGGAGACGCGATCAACCTGGGGTATGTGTCCGACCGGCTCCTGGCGCAACTCTATCGAACTGCACAATTGTTCGTCATGCCGAGTGTATACGAGGGCTTCGGCCTGCCCGTTCTGGAGGCCATGGCCTGCGGCTGCCCGGTTGTCGCGTCTCGGGCCGGAGCGTTGCCGGAGGTGGGCGGAGACAGTATCGTTACCGTGCCGGACGTGGCCGACGCGCGGGCGTTCGGCGGCGTGATTCATGGCGTTCTCGGTTCCTCAGGGGAGCGTGACAGACTGCGCCGCGACGGACTGAAACGGGCGGCCTCCTTTTCCTGGTCGCGGACGGTCGGGGAGACGCTTTCCCGGTGGGGCAGTGAGGGGTAG
- a CDS encoding autotransporter outer membrane beta-barrel domain-containing protein: MVSTSSQTLSTMVVGRISSIVAPTPNGDVAFNKQIDQNGNFAFSMDSEELGLASGDGGNSFGIWGMGAYSNFKSSASGGKYDADAYNLMLGFDWRATDDLLVGVAAGYGVLDLDKDNWTGGDTGYLRTDYEWTIMPYAAYNITDTTIADFAFAYTDSRYKDNDGTNTGYYDSDRYMTSLGLSQYFLYDRWTFSGRAGYMYVHGDLSSYARGATAVGNPDSFLGQLNLEGKISYYFDGGIQPYAALRYYYDTTTSSRPVESDYDEFGGVLGANWFATDQWTVNVEAGNTMGRQQFEAYRGQLNVRYEF; this comes from the coding sequence GTGGTCAGCACCAGCAGCCAGACCCTGTCGACCATGGTGGTTGGTCGGATTTCCTCCATTGTCGCGCCGACGCCCAACGGCGACGTCGCCTTCAACAAGCAGATCGACCAGAACGGCAACTTTGCTTTTTCCATGGATTCCGAAGAGTTGGGCCTCGCCTCCGGTGATGGCGGCAACAGCTTCGGTATCTGGGGCATGGGTGCCTATTCCAATTTCAAGTCCAGCGCTTCGGGCGGCAAGTATGATGCCGACGCCTACAACCTGATGCTCGGTTTCGACTGGCGCGCCACCGACGATCTCCTGGTGGGCGTGGCTGCGGGCTACGGCGTTCTGGACCTGGACAAGGACAACTGGACAGGCGGCGACACCGGCTATCTCCGGACGGACTACGAATGGACCATCATGCCGTACGCCGCGTACAACATCACCGACACGACCATCGCCGATTTCGCCTTTGCCTACACCGACTCCCGGTACAAGGACAACGACGGCACCAATACCGGCTACTACGACTCCGACCGCTACATGACCAGCCTGGGCCTCTCGCAGTACTTCCTGTATGACAGGTGGACGTTCAGCGGCCGCGCCGGATACATGTACGTGCACGGCGACCTGTCCTCCTACGCACGCGGGGCAACCGCCGTGGGCAACCCGGACAGCTTCCTCGGCCAGCTCAACCTGGAAGGCAAGATCTCCTATTATTTCGATGGCGGCATCCAGCCTTACGCGGCCCTGCGCTACTACTACGACACCACCACTTCGTCCCGTCCGGTGGAATCCGACTATGACGAATTCGGCGGCGTGCTCGGCGCAAACTGGTTCGCAACGGACCAGTGGACCGTCAACGTGGAAGCGGGCAACACCATGGGTAGGCAGCAGTTCGAGGCCTACCGCGGACAGCTCAACGTTCGGTACGAATTTTAG
- a CDS encoding glycosyltransferase family 2 protein: MPDMRKTAVIIPAVDEALTIESVVGGARELGCDVFVVDDHSRDGTRERARRAGAEVLALPFRAGAWCAVQAGLLHAMKKGAYNAFVTMDGDGQHDPASIPILAEALEGSGANVVVGSFPQRGSLARRIVWRFFRFMTRLKVRDITSGLRIYDRAAVAAVLSRQCAVFDYQDVGVLLLLRRKQMTFKEVPVTMRPRPSGCSHIFHSWAAVAVYMARSCVLILADRVVRSDAPVGDWRDYDAV; this comes from the coding sequence ATGCCTGACATGAGGAAGACCGCCGTCATCATCCCTGCCGTGGACGAGGCCCTGACCATTGAAAGCGTGGTCGGGGGTGCCCGGGAACTGGGCTGTGACGTCTTCGTGGTCGATGACCACAGCCGGGACGGGACCCGTGAGCGGGCGCGCCGCGCCGGGGCGGAAGTCCTGGCCCTGCCGTTTCGCGCGGGAGCTTGGTGCGCGGTTCAGGCAGGGCTCCTGCACGCCATGAAAAAAGGGGCGTACAACGCCTTCGTGACCATGGACGGGGACGGCCAGCACGACCCGGCGTCAATCCCGATCCTGGCTGAAGCCCTGGAGGGGTCCGGGGCCAACGTGGTCGTGGGCAGCTTTCCGCAACGGGGCAGCCTGGCCCGGCGCATTGTCTGGCGTTTCTTTCGTTTCATGACCCGCCTCAAGGTTCGGGACATCACCTCCGGCCTGAGAATCTACGACCGGGCCGCCGTGGCCGCCGTCCTGTCCCGCCAATGTGCCGTGTTCGACTACCAGGACGTGGGCGTGCTGCTCCTGCTCCGCCGGAAGCAGATGACATTCAAGGAGGTGCCCGTGACCATGCGTCCCCGTCCCAGCGGCTGTTCCCATATCTTTCACAGTTGGGCGGCGGTTGCCGTCTACATGGCCAGGTCCTGCGTACTGATCCTTGCGGATCGGGTGGTCCGTTCCGACGCTCCGGTCGGCGACTGGAGGGACTATGACGCCGTCTAA
- a CDS encoding DUF2304 domain-containing protein — translation MTPSNLPAAVLALLFTGGILLLVRRERLGALQTLWWLVSAALMLVLGFVPWTAAALGRAFGLGSPAAAVLGAGLCLVFAKLLFMDAERVRQEAKIRILAQKMAAYETEIRELKERESGESGGKEA, via the coding sequence ATGACGCCGTCTAACCTGCCTGCCGCCGTCCTGGCCCTGCTCTTTACGGGCGGAATCCTGCTGCTGGTGCGACGGGAGCGGCTCGGTGCCCTGCAGACCCTCTGGTGGCTGGTTTCGGCGGCGCTCATGCTGGTCCTCGGGTTCGTGCCGTGGACTGCGGCCGCCCTGGGGCGGGCTTTCGGCCTTGGGAGCCCGGCCGCAGCCGTACTGGGCGCAGGGCTCTGCCTCGTGTTCGCCAAGCTTCTGTTCATGGACGCCGAGCGAGTCAGGCAGGAAGCGAAGATTCGGATACTGGCCCAGAAAATGGCCGCCTACGAGACGGAAATCCGGGAATTGAAGGAACGGGAGTCCGGCGAATCCGGGGGGAAGGAGGCGTGA